Proteins encoded in a region of the Solanum dulcamara chromosome 9, daSolDulc1.2, whole genome shotgun sequence genome:
- the LOC129902185 gene encoding inactive LRR receptor-like serine/threonine-protein kinase BIR2, translating into MAQSTICFLLFLSFSVLLHNVTASDDIRCLLGLKESFKDPNGNLNSWNFSNYSMGFICKFIGVSCWNDNENRVISVSLPNMDLSGQLQDAFKYCSSMTTLDLSGNRFSGPIPSEICSWTPFLVNLDLSNNSFSGSIPAELGNCTYLNKLTLNNNKLSGNIPPEISRLTRLKVLSLANNNLSGNIPPFSGLSHYEFGGNRHLCSGPLAKCG; encoded by the coding sequence ATGGCCCAATCAACTatatgttttcttctttttctttcattttcagtGCTACTTCACAATGTTACTGCATCAGATGATATTAGGTGCTTGCTAGGACTGAAGGAGTCGTTTAAGGATCCTAATGGAAATTTGAATTCTTGGAACTTCTCAAACTACTCGATGGGGTTTATCTGCAAGTTCATTGGTGTCTCTTGCTGGAACGACAACGAGAACCGGGTGATCAGCGTCTCACTTCCAAACATGGATCTCAGTGGACAGCTCCAAGATGCCTTCAAATATTGTTCCTCTATGACTACCCTTGATCTCTCTGGTAACAGGTTCTCCGGTCCCATTCCTTCGGAAATTTGTAGTTGGACTCCTTTTTTAGTAAACCTTGACTTGTCCAACAACAGTTTCTCTGGTTCTATACCTGCTGAACTTGGAAACTGTACCTACCTCAACAAGTTGACGCTCAATAACAACAAACTCTCTGGAAATATTCCACCAGAAATCTCTAGATTAACAAGGCTCAAGGTGCTCTCCTTGGCTAACAATAATCTCTCTGGTAACATACCACCATTTTCAGGATTGTCTCACTATGAATTTGGAGGAAACAGGCATCTATGCAGCGGGCCATTAGCCAAATGTGGTTGA
- the LOC129902184 gene encoding probable magnesium transporter NIPA6, giving the protein MYSANLTGFGLAVASSAFIGSSFIIKKKGLQKAGASGTRASSGGYGYLWEPLWWIGMVTMIVGEFANFVAYIYAPAVLVTPLGALSIIVSAVLAHFLLKEKLKKLGVLGCVLCIVGSVVIVLHAPREHDLNSVDEIWALATQPVFLLYTASAVAITLVLVLYCEPRYGRTNIMVYIGVCSIIGSLTVMSIKAIGIAIKLTLEGSNQAANFQTWVFVMVSVTCIVTQLNYLNKALDTFNTAVVSPIYYAMFTSLTILASAIMFKDWSGQSASNIVSALCGFLTVLSGTMVLHSTRDPDPPPNADLYAQLSPQISWLVHANGEIWKPKEDGLHSEFVAIIRQDHFK; this is encoded by the exons ATGTACAGTGCAAATTTGACTGGTTTTGGATTGGCTGTGGCGTCTAGCGCTTTTATTGGGTCCAGTTTCATTATCAAGAAGAAGGGTCTTCAGAAGGCAGGCGCCTCTGGTACTCGGGCCA GCTCGGGCGGATATGGTTATCTATGGGAACCTCTTTGGTGGATTGGGATGGTAACTA TGATTGTTGGAGAATTTGCCAATTTCGTGGCTTACATTTATGCGCCAGCAGTTCTTGTGACACCACTTGGAGCTTTAAGTATAATTGTGAG TGCTGTTTTAGCACATTTCTTACTgaaggaaaaattgaagaaactgGGAGTATTAGGATGTGTTTTATGTATAGTAGGTTCCGTTGTCATTGTTCTTCATGCACCTCGTGAACATGATCTTAATTCAGTGGATGAAATATGGGCATTAGCTACACAACCAG TTTTTCTTTTGTACACAGCATCAGCAGTTGCAATAACATTGGTACTAGTCTTATATTGTGAGCCTCGCTATGGTCGGACAAATATTATGGTCTATATTGGAGTTTGCTCCATCATTGGGTCCTTGACG GTTATGAGCATTAAAGCTATCGGTATAGCTATAAAGCTTACATTGGAGGGTTCAAACCAAGCTGCAAATTTTCAAACTTGGGTGTTTGTGATGGTTTCTGTTACATGTATAGTTACTCAACTAAACTACTTAAATAAG GCATTGGACACATTTAACACAGCTGTGGTTTCTCCAATATATTATGCCATGTTCACATCACTTACAATTTTAGCCAGTGCCATAATGTTTAAG GATTGGTCTGGTCAGAGTGCTAGCAACATAGTTTCAGCGCTTTGTGGCTTTTTAACTGTGCTCTCTGGTACAATGGTTCTTCATAGTACAAGAGATCCGGATCCTCCTCCTAATGCAG ATTTGTACGCACAACTTTCCCCTCAAATATCATGGTTGGTACATGCCAATGGAGAAATATGGAAGCCGAAAGAGGACGGGTTGCATTCAGAATTTGTTGCAATAATCAGGCAGGATCATTTCAAGTAG
- the LOC129903938 gene encoding F-box protein CPR1-like, with protein sequence MSSDEATSLVDLPSPILLSIFSRLPPTTLLCVKSVCKTFQNLTLESEFSNLLLSTSPASIIINQFISDETSCTNTLKFLKFEGRGTHSYSHDPNVDLELQLYFPVDPFWLVGSVHGFICFNYFPDYVDPIYILNPRTREYIILPEAEGAREWTNLVTYGFGFDPVRFEYKVVRIYQEEIFDDDDTSYYKSEGQVYTIGKGYWRNAGHVMFSFMPYGVNLYAKIHWLVYDANGNELICSFDLENELFESFPTAPGYTEERYRNLRSLGVLGRCLCVCDNYADSHFEVWSMKEYAVTSSWVKEIVINISPECNDWLGNEMIYMLKVLEDGEVVFLWHDDFLFLHHPVKKTLKKLNVCTGNILASSHVSSSFSLKSFEAEIVNVF encoded by the coding sequence ATGAGTAGTGATGAAGCAACATCTCTAGTGGATCTTCCATCCCCAATCTTGTTGAGCATTTTCTCAAGATTACCTCCCACCACActtttatgtgttaaaagtgtaTGCAAAACTTTTCAAAACTTAACCTTGGAGTCtgaattttcaaatttattaCTGTCAACATCTCCAGCCAGCatcatcatcaaccaattcatCTCTGATGAGACTTCTTGTACCAACACCttaaagttcttgaaattcGAAGGTCGGGGTACTCATTCGTATAGCCATGATCCGAATGTTGACCTTGAGCTACAACTTTACTTTCCTGTTGATCCATTTTGGTTGGTTGGATCAGTTCATGGTTTCATTTGTTTTAATTACTTCCCCGATTATGTTGATCCTATTTACATCCTCAACCCGAGAACCAGAGAGTACATCATCCTTCCAGAGGCGGAAGGAGCAAGAGAGTGGACTAATTTAGTCACTTATGGCTTCGGTTTTGATCCTGTTAGGTTCGAGTACAAAGTGGTTAGAATTTACCAAGAGGAaatttttgatgatgatgatactAGTTATTACAAGTCTGAAGGTCAAGTCTACACAATTGGCAAAGGATATTGGAGAAATGCAGGACATGTTATGTTCTCTTTCATGCCATATGGGGTGAACCTCTATGCAAAGATTCATTGGTTGGTTTATGATGCTAACGGAAATGAGTTAATATGTTCGTTTGATTTGGAGAATGAGTTGTTTGAATCATTTCCTACGGCTCCAGGGTACACTGAGGAAAGGTATAGGAATTTGCGAAGTTTGGGAGTTTTGGGACGTTGTCTATGTGTTTGTGATAATTATGCAGATAGTCATTTTGAGGTATGGTCGATGAAAGAATATGCAGTTACTAGTTCATGGGTTAAAGAGATTGTCATAAACATTTCTCCTGAATGCAACGATTGGTTGGgcaatgaaatgatttatatgTTGAAAGTTTTGGAAGATGGAGAGGTGGTGTTCTTGTGGCATGATGATTTCTTGTTCTTGCACCATCCTGTGAAGAAAACTTTGAAAAAGCTTAACGTCTGTACAGGGAACATCTTAGCATCTAGCCATGTATCAAGCTCCTTTTCTCTCAAGAGTTTTGAAGCAGAGATTGTCAATGTCTTTTAG
- the LOC129903191 gene encoding F-box/kelch-repeat protein At3g23880-like, whose translation MSNEATSLEDLPSSILLQILSTSPPTTLLYVKSVSKSFLNLTLDSQFTNLSRSTSPASIIINQFNSIRTASRTNILKFLKFVVDNSNHSYCHDPNFDLDLQLYFPVDTFWLVGSVHGFVSFNYFFGDVDSIYILNPTAREYIILPEAHGVRKWPNLVTYGFGFDPVRFEYKVVRIYQEEIRDDDTNVSRYYKSEAQVYTIGKGCWTSSVGHVMFCFGCRAYGVNLYGKLHWLVSDANRNELICSFNLENELFESFPTAPGYTEENCPNLRSLGVFGRCLCVCDNNADSHFEVWVMKEYGAISSWVKEIVINIIPECNNWLCYEMIYLLKVLEDGEVLFLWRDDFLFLYHPVKKTLKKFDVCEGNFLASAHISSSFSLKNFEAEVVNVF comes from the coding sequence ATGAGTAATGAAGCAACATCCCTGGAGGATCTTCCATCCTCAATCTTGTTACAAATTCTCTCTACATCACCTCCCACCACACTCTTATACGTCAAAAGCGTCTCCAAATCTTTTCTAAATCTAACCTTAGATTCCCAATTTACAAATCTATCACGCTCAACATCTCCAGCCAGCatcatcatcaaccaattcaaCTCTATTAGGACAGCTTCTCGGACCAACATCttaaagttcttgaaattcGTAGTCGATAACTCCAATCATTCATATTGCCATGATCCAAATTTTGATCTTGATCTGCAACTTTACTTTCCTGTTGATACATTTTGGCTGGTTGGATCGGTTCATGGTTTCGTTTCTTTTAATTACTTTTTCGGTGATGTTGATAGTATTTACATCCTCAATCCAACAGCTAGAGAATATATCATCCTTCCTGAGGCACATGGAGTAAGAAAGTGGCCTAATTTAGTCACTTATGGCTTTGGTTTCGATCCTGTTAGGTTCGAGTACAAAGTGGTTAGAATTTACCAAGAGGAAATCCGCGATGATGATACTAATGTTTCTCGTTATTACAAGTCTGAAGCTCAAGTTTACACAATTGGCAAAGGGTGTTGGACAAGTAGTGTAGGACATGTCATGTTCTGTTTTGGATGCAGGGCATACGGGGTGAATCTATATGGAAAACTTCATTGGTTGGTTTCTGATGCTAATCGAAATGAGTTAATATGTTCGTTTAATTTGGAGAACGAGTTGTTTGAATCATTCCCAACGGCTCCAGGCTACACTGAGGAAAATTGTCCAAATTTACGAAGTTTGGGAGTTTTTGGACGTTGTCTATGTGTGTGTGATAATAATGCAGATAGTCATTTTGAGGTATGGGTGATGAAAGAATATGGAGCTATTAGCTCGTGGGTAAAAGAGATTGTCATAAACATAATTCCTGAATGCAACAATTGGTTGTGCTATGAAATGATTTATCTGTTGAAAGTTTTGGAGGATGGAGAGGTGTTGTTCTTGTGGCGCGACGATTTCTTGTTCTTGTACCATCCTGTGAAGAAAACTTTGAAAAAGTTTGATGTCTGTGAAGGGAACTTCTTGGCATCTGCCCATATATCAAGCTCCTTTTCTCTCAAGAATTTTGAAGCAGAGGTCGTGAATGTCTTTTAG